In the Colletotrichum lupini chromosome 1, complete sequence genome, one interval contains:
- a CDS encoding FluG domain-containing protein has protein sequence EIAGRGCLKALYYKDILIIIICYLVTGRAVLVIAIKFIYYRKANNKLRPTIFFFILIKRFMFYTVSTIITLALYN, from the exons gaaatagcCGGGCGGGGATGTCTAaaagccttatattataaggatatacttataataattatttgctatttagtaacgggacgagccgtattagtaatagctattaagtttatttattatagaaaagctaataataaactaagacc gactattttcttttttatacttataaaaaggtttatgTTTTATAccgttagtactattattactctagcgctctataactaa
- a CDS encoding necrosis inducing protein, with product MLYQYFSPLLFLGLTSLASGSVLHARDGDVAVGDKWKPHAEVAVFQQQAAYDLEGELELRFKPWLNDRSGCFPYAAVDKDGNHGMGLKPTGHSGGDCRDASKGQLYARVGTSNGRTGIMYSWYQPKVQTDTERHKHWYLTIVIWLYSDKCDPVADDYRVVGVSYSNGKETYDTSVSGNTLYSSGDSGSGPGNTHPIVGYDGQVNVFPSQDGTEYALSPPLISWKRLSPPAIEQLNGVQYEKARCPFNDNNIQASLDAAFNTFSYINLAAVADNCKSATPTSTPTPTATPAPPSTAKEVDLACMNQGPGFDPSNCVFSPIQNDGTAIDETDSEAIIKLMTAETFLRYIKGDKADLTDTCVFYTKGVTAAGAATGLSSAATEWACGESKKPRYTIWNLFPNAYDASIHKGVRDLYAMFTPGSWLEPIRKKQEEFEKTLPVGVVPPSIRYFQQMSESMAEACFGEIIIMTETPKELALYEPGKKYQDARFNNIFWSHERPVLQRKAKEGEAKLYVLDSNTKEAWEVIDVDTFELGSSIKFRRDMKLGHETSDVFDSKLQAKVANMCKRNGLGSQEPGQDWFGSYGSNGW from the exons ATGTTGTATCAATATTTCTCGCCTCTCCTTTTTCTGGGGTTAACCTCCCTCGCTTCTGGCAGCGTGCTCCATGCCCGAGATGGCGACGTTGCAGTCGGCGACAAATGGAAACCGCATGCTGAGGTTGCGGTTTTCCAACAGCAAGCTGCCTATGACCTCGAAGGCGAGCTTGAACTGCGTTTCAAGCCCTGGCTCAACGATAGGAGCGGTTGCTTCCCCTACGCCGCCGTCGACAAGGATGGGAACCACGG AATGGGGCTTAAACCTACAGGCCATAGTGGCGGTGACTGCCGTGATGCCAGCAAGGGTCAGCTTTACGCCAGGGTCGGAACTTCCAACGGTCGGACCGGTATTATGTATTCGTGGTATCAACCCAAGGTCCAGACGGACACCGAACGTCACAAGCACTGGTACCTGACTATTGTGATCTGGTTATACTCTGATAAGTGCGACCCAGTGGCCGACGATTACCGCGTCGTTGGAGTCAGTTACTCTAATGGCAAAGAAACCTACGATACATCAGTGAGCGGTAATACACTCTATAGCTCTGGCGATAGCGGTTCCGGTCCTGGTAACACACACCCCATCGTCGGATATGACGGTCAAGTCAACGTTTTCCCCTCTCAAGACGGCACTGAGTACGCCCTAAGCCCGCCATTGATCAGCTGGAAAAGGCTCTCTCCGCCGGCAATAGAGCAGCTCAACGGTGTCCAGTACGAAAAGGCTAGGTGTCCCTTCAATGACAATAATATCCAAGCATCCCTGGACGCTGCTTTCAACACATTTTCCTACATCAACCTTGCAGCCGTGGCCGATAATTGCAAATCGGCTACCCCGACGTCAACGCCGACCCCGACAGCAACGCCGGCTCCTCCCAGCACTGCTAAAGAGGTGGACTTGGCGTGTATGAATCAGGGTCCCGGGTTCGATCCCTCGAACTGCGTGTTCTCTCCAATTCAAAACGATGGAACTGCCATCGACGAAACAGATTCGGAGGCTATCATCAAACTTATGACAGCCGAGACCTTCCTTCGATACATCAAAGGAGACAAGGCAGACCTTACTGATACGTGTGTCTTCTACACCAAAGGAGTCACCGCTGCTGGAGCAGCTACAGGGTTATCATCTGCTGCTACAGAATGGGCGTGCGGAGAGTCGAAGAAACCTCGGTACACAATATGG AATCTATTTCCTAACGCCTATGATGCTTCTATTCATAAGGGCGTCCGGGACCTCTATGCCATGTTCACGCCCGGAAGCTGGCTAGAACCTATCAGGAAAAAGCAGGAAGAATTCGAGAAGACATTGCCTGTCGGAGTAGTGCCGCCGAGCATCCGTTATTTCCAGCAAATGTCAGAGTCCATGGCTGAAGCATGCTTCGGAGAGATCATCATCATGACAGAGACTCCGAAAGAGCTCGCACTCTACGAGCCAGGCAAGAAGTACCAGGACGCACGCTTCAACAACATCTTCTGGTCTCACGAGCGACCCGTCCTCCAACGGAAGGCGAAAGAGGGAGAAGCAAAGCTCTATGTACTGGACTCCAACACCAAAGAAGCCTGGGAAGTTATAGACGTCGATACGTTCGAGCTTGGCTCTTCCATTAAGTTCAGACGAGATATGAAATTGGGCCATGAGACGTCTGATGTCTTTGACTCCAAGTTGCAGGCCAAGGTCGCCAATATGTGCAAGAGAAACGGACTTGGATCTCAGGAACCGGGTCAGGACTGGTTTGGATCCTACGGAAGCAATGGGTGGTAG